Below is a genomic region from Isosphaeraceae bacterium EP7.
GACGAGATCGCCCGTCTCGCCAGGCTCGGCGAAGGGAGCCCTGGCCGCGCCAAAGGGTTGGCAAGCCCCGACCTGGCCGGTTTCCGTCGCGCGATGCTCGAAGACGTCTCCAACCCGCATGGGTTCGATCCGTCGGCCCTGGCCAGGCGTATCGAGGAGTTCAGCAAGGCCGCCGGCAAGGAGAGCATCGACCAGCGCAATCGGGCGAGCCTCCTGATCGGCGAGCTTGCCCGCTTCTTCCGCGGTGTCCTCTGGCAGACCGCCGGGTTGGAGCCCCCTTCGGTCGACCCCGCCGACCTCGAAGCCGTGCGGACGCTGGCCCCCGTGCTTGAGCCCGAGGACGTCTTCCTCCTGGCCGACCGCTGCCTGACGGCCGATTACCATGTGGCCCGGAAGGCGAATTTGGGCCTGCTCCTGGACTCGCTCACCCACGATCTCGCGGCGATCATCCACCCGCAATCGGGCCGGGGTCGCTGACATCCAGGATAGTCAGCGGCCCCGGCGTTGGTTCGTTAATCCGGCAGTTAGGTCACTTGCTGTCGTCGGCCAGGGCGGCCTCGATGGCCTTGGTCACTTCCTCGGAATCGGGCTCGACCTTGGGGTCGAAGCGGGCGACGACTTCGCCCTTGCGATTGACCAGGAACTTGGTGAAGTTCCAGGGGATGGGGCCGGCGAAGGAGCCGTTGGTGTCCTTGCTGGTCAGGTACTGGTAGAGCGGGTGGATGCCCTCGCCCTTGACGACGATCTTGGAGAAGACGGGGAACGTGACCCCGTAATTCTTGGAGCAGAACTCCTTGATCTCCGAATCGGTGCCGGGCTCCTGCTTGCCGAACTCGTTGGCG
It encodes:
- a CDS encoding glutathione peroxidase, coding for MSIRMIAVALAATTALAAPALAKDAKNVLDFHLKSIEGKDVDLTQYKGKVLLLVNTASKCGLTPQYEGLEAAQAKFKDKGFSVLAFPANEFGKQEPGTDSEIKEFCSKNYGVTFPVFSKIVVKGEGIHPLYQYLTSKDTNGSFAGPIPWNFTKFLVNRKGEVVARFDPKVEPDSEEVTKAIEAALADDSK